A segment of the Malaclemys terrapin pileata isolate rMalTer1 chromosome 1, rMalTer1.hap1, whole genome shotgun sequence genome:
TAGACCCTATCAACTCATGATCTTCCAGGTGTTTTATTATTCTCCTTTTaattataatttcaaccaatttgccaggCACAGAAATAAGGCTCACTGGGATGTAATTCCCTGGGTCACCCCTTAATTTTTTTAGGTACAACATTTGCTACCTTCCAATCTTCTGGAGCAGTGTCTGATTTTAATTAGAAATTGTATATTATTGCTAGTAACTCAACCACTTCATTCTTGAGCTATTTAGCACTTGGGTGTAaccatctgggcctggggatttattactgtttaatttatcaatttattccaaaaccttctctactgacacctcagtctgggactattcctcagatttatctcctaaaaagaatggctggggtgtggggctctcccccacatcctcaacagtgaaatccaatgcaaagaattaatttagcttctttgtaacagccttgtcttccttgagtgctcctttagcatctggatcacccagtggccccactgattgtttggcaaacttcctacttctgatgtacttaaaaaaaattgctattagtttttgtgtctttaacTAGTTGTTTTTCAAATTATTTCTTGGgctgccttattatacttttacacttgatttgccagaggctgtactcctttctattttcctcagtaggattttatttccagtttttaaagaatgcctttttgcctctaaccacctctttgaCTCTGCTGTTTAGTCATGGTggaattttttttgttctcttactgttttttttttatttggggtatacatttagtttgagcctctgttatagtgttttaaaatcatttccatgcagcttgcagccaTTTCATCCTtgtgactgtaccttttaatatctgtttaactagcttctgcattttgtgtagtccccctttctgaaattaaatgctgctGTGTTAGCTTTCTTTGGCATTTTCCTCCTACAATGATGTGaaatgtaattacattatggttgcaattatcaagtgattcagctatattcacctcttggaccagatcctgtgctccacttaggactaaatcaagaattacctTTCCCTTTGTAGGTTCCAGCACTAGCTGCTCCCAAGAAGCAGACATTAATGGTGTTTCTGCaccccatcctgaggtgacatgtacctagtcaatatggggatagttgaaaacCCCCATGATAATTatgttttctgcctttgtagcctctctaatgtctctgagcatttcataatcaccttcatcatcctggtcaggtggtcggtagtatattcaTACTGCTATACttttattgttcaagcatggaatttctatccacagagattttatagtacagtttgattcataTAAGATTTTTCCTttacatataatgccactcctagggttaccatattgcagtcctggaaaaagaggacactccaaggggccctgcccccgccccaactccgccccttccccaaagtcccgccccaactccgccccctcccctgaatgctccacccccctgctcctccccctcccctgcttcccgcgaatcaaatgtttgcgggaagcctgaaacaggcaggcaggcagcaggtaagctggggcggcgggggggacgtgaggaggcgcggcccagtccggctgagcggctccctccggtggccggccaagaggctctggccccggcagcCCGGCCCTAGcgactccagctcggctcgggcacTGGGCCTGGCCCTGGCTGAACGGCTCCGGCCCGGttccggccctggctgagcggcgTCGGCCGGCAGCAGAGCACCTCCAGACCCGGTCgctccggcccggcctggccctggccgagtggcgccggccagcggccgagcacccccagccccagttccagaggctccggcctggctcagctcgggccccggttctggccgagtgGCTCTGGTCTGCCGGCGGCcggtggccgagcacccccagccccggtcccagcggctccagcccggctcggctcgggccctggttcTGGCTGAGCGGCGCCGGCCGGCGGCGGCATCTGAGCTCGCATCCGCCTCCTCCCGGGCTtcggctgctgctgtgctggggagagcggcgggagctgggaaagttggagcccgtgGAGGAGGTGATCGCCTTACCATGCATCCCTATTTTCTctgacatgtcctgctttttggaaattcctcccggacggggatttgaggaccaaaaagccggacatgtctgggaaaatccagacgtatagtaaccctagccactcccccaccagcacaacctactctgttgttcctatgtattttgtaccttgatattactgtgtcccattgattatcttcATTTCACcatgtttctgtgatgcctattatatcaatgtcctcatttaatgccaggcactctagttcactcattttagtatttagacttctagcatctGTGTATAAGTGTAACCCATGTGTCTAATAGGGAGATTTCTCTTTAGGAGACCCAATGAGGGGAGGTAGGACTGAgctgtgtctgggtcattgttgctaggcagattaagcactccacatccagaagcttctggaattaggtgtggtagttttgggtctGCTCCAATAGATTCCCTGTTGCTGGAgtcagactccatgagggcaaGCAGTCCGGGCAGCTTCTTTACAAAGGGCCATGTGCCCTGTGTGAGTTGGGAGAAGTTGAGCCTGGGAGCAGATAGCAGGCGGTtgtccctaactctgaagcattttggagCAGGTTAGTGCTATTGTTAACCCTCTAACAGGGAAGCCTGGGTAATGCTAATATAGCAAGGGgaaattgggaggaaaaaataactattttaattgtatgctttgaatgttgttttgattttagccaaGCTGTTCTAGCTAGTCTGAGTCacaacttttctttaaatgtagtaatggggaaagagtcatttctattttgctattctaagttttatattttcttgtaacagggtttctttaaatctatacacttaactgagtggttggttaatcagttagctgactggctagcagtgatttcagtggaggaagagtctgcatggattccaactgaagatCCGTACAAGCAAGcggagggaagatgttgttttagaccggggtgggcaaactttttggctcgagggccacatctgggaatagaaattgtatggcaggccacgaatgctcacaaaattggggttggggtgtgggctctggggtggggcaggggatgaggagtttggggtgtaggagggtgctctggactgggactgaggggtttggagggtgggagggggataaggggtgcgggaaggggtgcaggttccggctgggggtgcaggctctggggtggggtttgggatgagaggtttggggtgcaggagggggatcagggctgggattgaggggtttggagagcaggagggggatcagggctgggggttggggcatggggagaagctcagggggtgcaggctccaagtggtgcttacctcaagtggctcccagaagcagtggcatgtcccttctctggctcctacgcagaggtgcggccaggtggctctgcatgctgccccatccgcaggcaccgcccctgcagctcccattggagcgtaggagctggagcggggccataccgtggcttccaggagccgcctgCTGTGGCTCCTGACCCAGTGCCCCggccagagtggggccgagccacGTGGTGCCGCTCAAGGGCCAGCTTAaaacgtagtttgcccaccccagtttTAGACTCAGCAGACTGTCTAGATTTGGTGACCAAAGACTCTAACTGAGACTTAGGTGTACAAAACCTAAGCTTTTTGGaactttcagtttcttctcactgtattTCTGTGAGGACTGACcctgttcagattttaatttgttttctttatttatgcttatgtataactgtgaaggtaatgtctgtggattataaaatagccatgtcacgttgtaaaaattagattataaaatcttatgataaacaAAGAATAAAGTTATTTAATGAAATTAATTTCTTTAGTTCCTTTCGGGGCGTGAATATGGagaggttgaccctgtgcaatccttgctgaaaaccCTTATatactgaactctgggtctccagctactCTTCTATGGGAGTTGAGGTTTTTTTAGGCACTGAAGAAGGGtaatgaagtgaactctagcaCACCCAAAGGTTACataagcacttgtacattttgtcaatattcagcTGCTTGTCTTCATGTGTTATATTTAAATGGAACTCTTTTGCGTTTGATTGTTCCTCACTAGCTCCTACCTGAACTTCACCAACTTCTTCctatcctctttactaggatattgAGTCCCCTTTAATAAACTCATCTCTAAGAGGTGTCTCTGCCCAAACTGTTTGCTCCTCTGCCTCCGTCGGCTTTCTCCCAGTCATTACTTTACAAAATCCTCTCAAggattttaattttacatgccagcaatctggttccctTTTGGTTTAGATAGAGCCCATTCTTCCTATATGGGCTCCTCCTTTCCTAAAAGgttcccagttcctaataaacttaAAACCCTCCTTCCTACGCCATCGCCTCCTCCATCCATAGTTTTCTTAGGTAGAATCCTTGTCAAATCTAAGGACTTTACTTCTTTTACTTTTAATTTAGGGTCTTTTTGACTAATCTGATTTTACTGAAATCTCCCTTTATAAAGCTTAGGGTCACTCACTGTATCACTTTTTGTTACCCTACCTGCCCCTTGGATGTTGAACCTAATTTTATTGTAGTCACTATTACTTAGTGGCTAGCTCCTGTCACTGAATATTACTTAGGACTAAGTTAGGAATAGcttctcctcctggctgctctagcTTTAGCTGTTCCAATCCTTTCAAGTGCTGACAAGTTCTTtctctgacctatcagtcctcagtctcaaagaaaacctgcacaacactttcaaaactgGGGTTGGAATCAGCCCTGTCAGGGAGAAGGAAGACAGCATCATCTCCCTACCTGCCTCACACCTCATATTCTGCACCTATTGAAGATTAGGGGCATGGGTGGGTGCAAACCTGCCCACATataaagccccacccccagcttaaGGGGGGGGAACTACTGGACCCAAAGCTCAAATGATTCCAGAGAcgacaaaggggaaaaaaaaggatggGAGTGCAGGTATCCAGAGTGGGTAACATACCTTGCTCCTGTTGAGAAtctaggggctggtctacactggggggagggggtgtcgatgtgagatacgtcgacttcagctacgctattcctgtagctgaagttgtgtatcttatttcgacttacctcccgtcctcaggGTGCGGGATCGACAGctaaggctcccccgtcgactctgctaccaccactcaccctggtggagttccggagtcaatgggagcgcatttggggattgatatatcacgtctagatgagatgcgatatatcgatccctgatagattgatcgctacccgccgatccggtgggtagtctggacgtacccttagagcgGATGGGCACAAGCCCACCCACATCTAAaggtccctcccttcccccaacctaAGGGGAGGAGCTGCCAGACCCAGATCTCAAGTAGTTCCGGGGGTACAACTAATGAAAAACAGGGACGGGAGTGAGGGTCACAGAGGAGCTAAAGGAAGTTACATCCCCTGCAACCGCAGAAGCAGGTCTAGCTGGGAGGTCTCTGAGCACCTGCAGTGCTTTATCTGCTACAGTTGCTCAGCAACTTCCCTGCAGGCTGCCTGCTGCATCACAGAGAGAAGAGAGTAACTCTGGTTGTTCCATTGCCTGCTGTGGGAGCCCCAGAGTGTGCAGGATAGGAGCTTGACTTGCTCGGCACAAGATGCTATTCTCCCTTACACTGATACCCAGTGCAGCAAAggggatattttaaaaaggagaagcTGAGAGCCACTGACTGAGCATGTTGGGAACACAATAGATCACAGAATCTGCCCCAAAGAATTGATTGTGATCCCCTAACCTTTTTGAAACATGTTAGTCTCTCAGGCTGACAAGGCTGCACAGTGCTGGCCTACCACCACACTGGCTCATGGACACCCCAATGGAGTCTCACACCACTCTCTGCAGCATAATGCCCCTGAGGTAAGGTGTTCTTACCAGGTAAAGGTTCTTGAGCTTGGGCAGGTGCAGCCCTGTGGTGGTTTCTAGCTTGTTTCCTCGCAGCTCCACCGTGTGCAGGTTTGTTAGCTTCCCTGGATCCAGACCCGATATCACCTGGATTTCATTCCCTGAGTGACAGAGAAGGAAGCAGCAAAAGGGTTAATCCTTCCAGCGTTCCCTTCCCAGCACACAGCAAGGAGCACTTCTTTGTGGTGAGGCCTAGTACACACCCACCTCACCTTTAAGGTTGAGGCTGCCCAGGCGTGGGTGGGTAATGCCCTCTGTGTCCTTGATGCGGTTGTGGGCGAAGCTGGCAATCTGAAGGTAGGGCAGCTCTGGGAGACGGGCGCTGATCAGCCGATTCCCATCCACCTTCAGCCACAGAAGGTGGATGAGGCTGCCCAGAGGAGACAGATCTCGCAACTGGTTCTCTGACAAGTCCACATAACGCAAGTGAATGTAGTTCTGGAGAAGGCTGATATCTGTCAGGTCCCTGCCACAGGATGAGGATGTGAAACAAACATCCAGATTTCTTCCTCCCatccctctcctcccagagctggcctCCACTCTGCCCCTCCTCACTGTTGGGGAGCCAGTTCCCTCCTCTGCTGCCTACCTACATCTGGTCTGGAGAAGCTTCTCTGGACATGAGAAGGAGGGAGAAGGCAGATGGTGGAGTGAGCAGAGGAGTTGGAAACAGAGCCCTGAGGGACCCCTAGGTGGAGACCGCTCCCAGGAATGGAGAAGGAGCTGTCAGGAGCAGGCAGAAACTGAGGGGAGGAAACCCAGAGAGGTTGTGAAGAGATAAGTCCATCAGATAGTGGTCTTAGCTTtgagggctgggtggggaaaagagggagatggggaaggacAAGTCTGCAGGGCTAGGAGGCTGGAATGCATAATTAGTGACGGCGCCGGTTCTAGGGGCAGGCGAGCAGGGCGGTTGACCTGGGTTCCAACTTGCAGGGCCCCCAATCTCTCCTGATtggctacctttttttttttttttgcagggccGCTCAGGCATAGGGTGCAGAAAACATTTTCCACCCTGGCCAGCAAAACAGCAAGGGCTGCTCCTGATTAATGAAAGACAGGAAGGTCTCTCTAGTACCTGGTGGACATGGCCAGGGTGGGGGCTCTGTTCACAGGGATGTAAGTTCCAAAGTCTCCCAATAGTGTCCTCCCCCCATGACACTTATGGGTCCATGGATTACTGGCAACTGGTGGGTGAGGAAGAGGATAATTCAGGTGGCTGCTGAGTTTGGGGTGGTGAAGTCACTTGAACAGCCCCAGGAATCAGTGCAAAGGGCATAGCTCTGGGGGATGTCATCTAAGCCTCCCCACTGTTCACAAGGGGAGAGCTGCTGAGAGCATTTCCTGGAGCGTCCATCTAACTATCCATCTGTCATATCTACCCAGTTATTGTATCTACCTGGACGTTGATATTGGTGTTCTCAACAATGTATCTGGGCATCTACCTGACTCTACTGATCAAAGTGATCTGGAATGGGGTATCTCAGAGGTAACTTAGGGCTGGCTAACTGTGGTGAGGTCTCCACCAGGGCATGATGTCCTGCCAGCTGCAACCTGGGAGTCCAACCAGAGAGACAGGGCCGTAGAAATGCTTTGCTGGACCAACAAGCTGAACTCCAGTTGGCCAGTCATCTCCTGGTGCCAGCTTTGACTTGGGAGAGCAGGAACAGGTCTATGTAGATATTGGGGGAGAAGCagacacagggagggaggagggacacTAACAAAGTGACAGCCCCAAAGCCCATATCCCTTCTCATCATCCCAGAGTACAGTCAGAGGTAACTCATAATATGATCTGTCCAGAATATTGAGTGGGATGCCCCATCAACCATGGAAACCCATACAGAAAGAAGCCACACTACTGGGCACTGCAATCCATGTCACCATTAATCATCATTCCAGAATTTTTTCCCCAACCTCCTCCCATCCACCTAGAAAGGGTGCTGCAGGAAGGGAGTTGGCTTCTGCCCTGTtgccactgggtgggggggaagaaggatTTGATTGTGCATGTTACCACACTCACTTTTCCTTTGCCTCTAGTTTTACATAGGCATGAGCCAAGCCATTGCCTGTTTTACACAAGAGGGAGAGGCCTTCCTTCATGATCTCTTCTGTAAGAAGGTGGGGAGACAAGCTCTAAAGTGGTGAGGGGaggaatggagagagacagaaacaaacagtcagagaaagagagactTAGAGATAACATCTCACAAAAATAAGGCAGGGTCAGTCTCTCAGCTCACCCCTAATCCCAGCCATGTCCCCCTACAGATTCCCTCTCCTCACGCTCAGAGTCCTTCTCTCCATGTCCTTCcttacctcctcctcctcctcctctgttggctccttctcttcctccccctccactccctgctTTTCTCGTTCGTTGGCACTGTAGTCATCATCAAATTCCTCATCCGACATCTTCAGAGACTAGAAAAAGCCCCATTAGAAGAGAATTTAATTCTGGCCAGAGAGCCCTGaccagcagcccctgggggccTGTGTGTAACCCTGGCCTGCCAGCAGTGAGGAAAGCTTTGCCTTACCTACACCCATGCCCCCAGCTGCTGTGCCTTGGTCTGCGCTGGGGGCCACCTTTGAGGGGAGAGAGGAGTTCAGTCTGCAGAGGCTCCCAGTCACACTGATGCAGACCCCAGTCCTGCTGAGAACCCACTACCTTCCTGCACACAAAGGGCCCTGAGAAATCTCCACCAGGTGGGGATGGGGCATCAGCTGGGGCAAAGGGGGCCTGGTGACTAGAGGGGAGAAGCCCCCTATCCCATCCACCAATGCCAGTGGGTGCCCTGGATCTGGGTCCAGACTGGCACTGGGGCACCCAAACCTgcccccagtttttttttttgggggggggactgACCCCGGCGCTGAGCTGCTCCAGAAGCCTGGGAcctgcagggagagggaaggtTTGTTTACTGCTGCTATGGAAATCCAGGAGATAGGTGGGGACTCTTGCCAGGATCTGCTGCCATGGCAACACTTGGTGATTGACAAGTCCCCGTGGCTGAGAGTTCCCAGGAAATTGGCAGGAGCCGGAAGTTGTTTGGCTGCCGCTTGGTAGGAGGAGGTGGTGCATGATTTTGCATGAAGGGGTGGGGTCGTTTGAGAATACGGACGGGGGGAGAAGGCAGGAGCGGGGCTAGGAACTAGGGCAGGGCCAGTGTGTGGCTGTGATGTGATCATAGCGCTGTAAAggaggcatgggggtggggggcggtgcAGAGCTTTGGCGGGAACGACTTGCTGATCTGCGCAGGGGGTTGCAGCCTAGCGTGGCTGAAGGAGCACCAGCAATCATAGACGCTGCTGCACCACTGGCTTGAAGTGttcccatcatatacagggtttacagtttggttcaatggctctcagcacccccactataaaagctgttccagaactcctGCCAGAAATGGCCTGCTCTGCGGAGACCAGCAGCTCCAGATGAGAGGCGCTAGCCTGGCCAGGTCGTGCTGGCACTGTGGCTGCCCTGTGCTGGGGTTGTGGCAGTGCTGTGCTAAGTGTTGACCCAGGCGGGCCATGCTGTGGCTGTACCGTGCTATCTGAACAGCATCTGTGGATCCAGCATTGACATTTTTGATCTCTTGTCAGTTAAGCTTTTCCATGGAACCAGCTCCTGGGAATCATTTtgaaccataggtgctggaactaggggtgcggggAGTGTTGC
Coding sequences within it:
- the LRRC23 gene encoding leucine-rich repeat-containing protein 23, encoding MSDEEFDDDYSANEREKQGVEGEEEKEPTEEEEEESLSPHLLTEEIMKEGLSLLCKTGNGLAHAYVKLEAKEKDLTDISLLQNYIHLRYVDLSENQLRDLSPLGSLIHLLWLKVDGNRLISARLPELPYLQIASFAHNRIKDTEGITHPRLGSLNLKGNEIQVISGLDPGKLTNLHTVELRGNKLETTTGLHLPKLKNLYLAQNFITHLEGLEELVQLTTLHLRDNRLENLDGFSKSMKCLQYLNLRGNGILNLQEMAKLQVLPMLRALVLMDNPCSDEGEYRMEALVLLPRLERLDKDFFEEDERAEAEETRQRRRDEDQEMEESAQGEVTE